GCGCAAGCCGCGCTCCACCAGAAACTGGTCTTGCAGGAAGGCGTGAATGGGCAGCAGCTCGATGGCGGTGATGCCCAGCCGCTGCAGGCGGTCGATGAAGACGCTGTCGCCGAGCGCGCTGAACGTGCCGCGTTCAGGCGGCAGCAGGTCTTCGCGCAGCATCGACATCCCGCGAACGTGCCCTTCGTAGATCACGGTGCGAGACCACGGTGTGTTGGGGCGGACGTCGTTGCCCCAGTTGAACGACTCGTCGGTGACGATGGCCTTGGGCATGGCCGGCGCGCTGTCGCGGCGGTCGAATGAAAGATCGCCGCGGTTGGAGTTGAGCCGATAGCCGAACAGTGCGTCGGACCAGCGCAGCGAGCCCACCAGCCGGCGCGCGTAGGGGTCGAGCAGCAGCTTGTGCGGGTTGAAGCGATGGCCGTGCTGCGGCTCCCAAGGTCCGTAGGCGCGGTAGCCGTAGACGAGGCCGGCTTCCACGCCGGGCAGGTAGCCATGCCAGACCTCGTCGGTGCATTCGGGCAGGGCAAACCGCGTCATCTCTTTTCGGCCGGTGGGATCGAAGATGCAGAGTTCGATCTTGGTGGCGTTTGCCGAGAAGACCGCAAAGTTGATGCCCAGGCCGTCCCAATGAGCGCCAAGGGGGAACGGTTTGCCGGGGGAGAGGGTTTTGGGGAAGCGGAGCATTAGAAGTGGTTTCGTTGTGCGTCTTTTTGGCCTGGTGGTACATCCCTGTTTCGTACCCTGCCGGGCACGACTTACTTTTCTTTGTCTTGCCAAAGAAAGTAAGCAAAGAAAGGCGCGCCCGAGATGGCGACCCATCCCTTGAATTTTCGTAACCGGGCGGAGAACGGGAAAACTCGCTGCGCTCAGACAGTTCCCGTTCTTTTTTCCGCCCGCTTACGAGAATTCAAGGCGCCATCTAGGGCAGGGGCGGCCATACCGGCTGGGCACCTCCCGTGGCGCTGGGTGCTTCTTTCTGTCGGGGCTCAAAGCCCCGGGATTGGAGTTCTGAACGTCAACGTTGGCGTTCGGAATCTCAACGATGAAGTTCAGAACCTCAACGTTGGCGTTCGAGTACTTCATGAATCGCCCCGACTTTCCTAGACACCCACGAGCCGTGGGGAATGGCGTTGTTCGAACTCTACCGGCGATAGTCCGTTGGCGCTCGAATGGCGCCGTGTTGGGTTGTAGAACATCTCGATGTAGTTGAAGACGTCGGACTTGGCCTCCTGCCGTGTGGCATAGATCTGTCGGCGCACCCGCTCGCGTTTGAGCAACTGGAAGAAGCTCTCCGCCACGGCGTTGTCGTGGCAGTTGCCGCGCCGGCTCATGCTGCACAGCAGGTTGTGCTCGCGCAGGAAGCTTTGCCAGGTGTGGCCGGTGAACTGACACCCCTGATCCGAGTGAATCAGCACCTGCTGGTGCGGGCGGCGCCGCCACAGCGCCATCAGCAAGGCATCCAGCGCCAACTGGGTATCGATGCGCTGCCCCATGGACCACCCGACGACCATGCGTGACCACAGGTCGATGACCACGCTCAGGTACAGCCAGCCTTCGTGTGTACGGATATAGGTGATATCGGTCACCCAGGACTGGTTCGGAGCGTCGACTGTGAACTGCCGCTGCAGATGATTGGGGGCGACCACCGCCGGCTTGCCGGCACGCCCGGCAGGGCGTCGGCGGTAGCCTGATTGAGAACGCAATCCCTCGGCCTTGAGCAGCCGCGCCACGCGGTGTTTGCCGCAGCGCTCACCCAAGTCGCGCATGTCCAGGGTGAGCTTGCGATAGCCATAGACCCCGCCGCTCTCCAACCACGCCTGCTTGAGTAGTCCAAGCAGGCGCTGGTCGTCCTTCGCACGCGGGCTCAAGGGCTGCGCCTGCCACGCGTAATAACCGCTGGGATGCACCGCCATCGCTTTGCACAGACGGCGCACGCTGTATTGACCCGCGTGCGCCTTGATGAAGGCGTACCTCACCCGGACTGCTTGGCAAAGTACGCTGCGGCCTTTTTTAGGATGTCGCGCTCCTCGGTCACCCGTTTGAGCTCGGCCTTGAGCCTACGTACCTCCTCGGATTGCGATACCTGCCCTTGCGGCTCTGCCACGGGCTGGCGTCGCTGTTTGATCCACTGGTACAGGCTGTGCTGGCTCACGCCTAACCGCTGCGCGACCTCGGCCACGCTGTGGCCTCTGTCCAAGACCTGATTGACCGCCTCAACCTTGAATTCTTCGGTGTATCTCTGCGCACTCATCGCAACTCCTGTCTAACCTCTAGTTTGAGGCTCACAGGTGTCTACTGGGGCCGGGGCGATTCATCAACGTTGCCCTTCGGACCCTCAAAGCTGGCGTTCAGAACCTCAAAATTCAGGTTCAGAACATCAAAGTCCGAGTTCAGAACCTCAGAGTCGGAGTCCAGAACCCCAACGTCCGAGTTCAGAACCCCAAAGCTCAAGTTCGGAACTCCGAAGTCGGAGTTCAGCACCTCAAAGTCCAGGTTCAGAACCTCAAAGTCGAAATCTCCGAACTCCAAAGCACCCGTTCACAACCTCGATGTACGCGTTCTGAACTTCGAAGTTGAACCGCAGAACCCCAAGTCACAGCAAGAACATGGCGCACGAAGCCGCGTGCTCCTACTCCAACGCTAGTGCCACGACGGTGTAGCCGTACCCTGCCCTAGATGGCGCCTTGAATTTCTGTTGCAGAGAGGAAAAAGGAAGGGAAACTGTCTGAGCGAAGCGAGTTTTTCCCTTCCCCTCTCTGCGACATAAATTCAAGGAGTCTTTCGCCATCTCGGGCGCGCCTTTCTTTGCTTACTTTCTTTGGCAAGACAAAGAAAGTGAGTCAGCCCCGGCAGGGGATGAAAGAAAGGCAAACCACCAACACCAAAACAAAAACCCAAAACAAAACTCAAACCTTCAAAACAACAACCCCCAGCGGCGGCAGCCTCAACACCAACGACTGCCCCTGCCCATGCGCAGCCACGTGGTCCACATCCACCGCTCCGCTGTTCCCGAAATCGCTGCCGCCATACACGGCAGCATCCGTGTTCAGCACTTCCCGCCAATGCGTGGCGCCTTCAGCAGGTGGCACGCCAATGCGATACCCTTCCCGCGGTACCGGCGTCATGTTCGCTACCACGAGCATCGGCCGCCCGTCGCCATCCAGCCGCAGGAAAGCAAACACGCTGTTGGTGCGGTCGTCGCCAATCACCCAGTTGAACCCTTCCGGCGCGGTGTCCCGCGCATGCAATGACGGTTCATTCCGGTACAGCGCATTGAGGTCGTGCACCAGCCGCTGCACGCCACGGTGCCGCGGGTCGTCCAGCAGATGCCATTCGGGCGATGCATCGTGGTTCCACTCGCCCACTTGCCCGAACTCGCAGCCCATGAACAGCAACTTCTTGCCGGGGTGCGTCCACATGAACGCGAGGTAGGCGCGCAGGTTCGCCAGCCGTTGCCATTCATCGCCGGGCATCTTGCCCAGCAGCGAGCCCTTGCCGTGCACCACTTCGTCATGCGAGATCGGCAGGATGAAGTGCTCGGAGAACGCGTACACCAGCCCGAACGTCATGCCGTCGTGATGGTGCTGCCGGTACACCGGGTCGCGCTGCATGTAGTGCAGCGTGTCGTGCATCCAACCCATGTTCCACTTGTAGTCGAAGCCCAGGCCATTGAATTCCACGGGCGCGGTCACGCCAGGCCAGGCGGTCGACTCTTCGGCGATGGTGATGGCGCCGGGGCAGCGTTCGTGCACGACCGTATTCATCTGCTGCAGGAACGCCACGGCTTCGAGGTTTTCGCGGCCGCCGTAGCGGTTGGGCACCCATTCGCCGGCGCGGCGCGAGTAGTCGCGATAGAGCATCGACGCCACGGCATCCACGCGCAGGCCGTCAATGTGGAACCGCTCCAGCCATTCCAGCCCGCTCGCGATGAGGAATCCGCGCACTTCGTTGCGGCCGAAGTTGTAGATGAGCGTGTTCCAGTCCTGATGGAAACCTTCGCGCGGGTCCTGGTGTTCATACAGCGCGGTGCCGTCAAACTGCGCCAGCCCGTGCGCGTCGGTCGGAAAGTGCGCGGGCACCCAATCGACGATGACGCCCAGGCCAGCCTGATGGCAGCGGTCGACAAAGCGCGCGAACGCCTCGGGCGCCCCAAAGCGCGCAGACGGTGCGAACAGCCCCAGCGGCTGATAGCCCCAACTGCCGCCGAACGGGTGTTCCGCCACTGGCAGCAGTTCAATGTGCGTGAAGCCGAGCGCGGTGACGTAGGGGATCAGCCGGTCGGCCAGTTCATCCCAGTGCAGGTTGCGGCCGCCGTCCTCCAGATCGCGCAGCCAGGAGCCGGCATGCACTTCATAGATGCTGATGGGCGCGTCGGGCTTGTGGCGTTCGGCGCGCGTTTGCATCCATGCGTCGTCGTTCCAGCGCAGCGGCGCCGGGTCGGCGACGACGGATGCGGTGGCGGGCGGCGGTTCGGTCTGGCGGGCGGCGGGGTCGGCCTTGACCACCAGCCGGCCGTCTGCGCCGATCAGTTCGAACTTGTAGCGCGCGCCCGGTCCCGCGCCCAGGCCGCTGGGCAGAAACAGTTCCCACACGCCGGCCTGGTGGCGCAGGCGCATGGGGTGGCGACGGCCGTCCCACTGGTTGAACTCACCCACCACCGAGACGCGCTGCGCGTTCGGCGCCCATACCGCAAAGCGCACGCCGCTGATACCGTCGAGGCGCATCGCCTGCGCGCCCAGACAGCTTGCCAGCGCCCAATGCGTGCCCTCGTTGAGCAGATGCAGGTCGAGGTCACCCAGCAGCAGACCGAAGGCGTACGGGTCTTCGGTTTCCTGCACGGCTTCATGTCCGGTGCCGGCGGGCCAGATGATGCGCAGGCGATACAGCTCCGGGTGGCCATACACATCCTGCGCATCGGCGCGCAGCGGGCCGTGAAACAAGCCTGTACGCCCGATCGGATCCATTTCCGTGATGATCTGGCCGCGCGAGTCGATGGCCTGCACGCGGCGCGCCCCCGGATAGAACGCGCGCACGACCCAGCGCGGGCCATCTTCGGTATCGAGGCGATGCG
Above is a genomic segment from Ralstonia pickettii containing:
- a CDS encoding IS3 family transposase (programmed frameshift), yielding MSAQRYTEEFKVEAVNQVLDRGHSVAEVAQRLGVSQHSLYQWIKQRRQPVAEPQGQVSQSEEVRRLKAELKRVTEERDILKKGRSVLCQAVRVRYAFIKAHAGQYSVRRLCKAMAVHPSGYYAWQAQPLSPRAKDDQRLLGLLKQAWLESGGVYGYRKLTLDMRDLGERCGKHRVARLLKAEGLRSQSGYRRRPAGRAGKPAVVAPNHLQRQFTVDAPNQSWVTDITYIRTHEGWLYLSVVIDLWSRMVVGWSMGQRIDTQLALDALLMALWRRRPHQQVLIHSDQGCQFTGHTWQSFLREHNLLCSMSRRGNCHDNAVAESFFQLLKRERVRRQIYATRQEAKSDVFNYIEMFYNPTRRHSSANGLSPVEFEQRHSPRLVGV
- the glgB gene encoding 1,4-alpha-glucan branching protein GlgB, which produces MTALDFATPTKTAAQPEAPVVLPPGVDQMQVDVLTHGRLGDPFAVLGPHRLDTEDGPRWVVRAFYPGARRVQAIDSRGQIITEMDPIGRTGLFHGPLRADAQDVYGHPELYRLRIIWPAGTGHEAVQETEDPYAFGLLLGDLDLHLLNEGTHWALASCLGAQAMRLDGISGVRFAVWAPNAQRVSVVGEFNQWDGRRHPMRLRHQAGVWELFLPSGLGAGPGARYKFELIGADGRLVVKADPAARQTEPPPATASVVADPAPLRWNDDAWMQTRAERHKPDAPISIYEVHAGSWLRDLEDGGRNLHWDELADRLIPYVTALGFTHIELLPVAEHPFGGSWGYQPLGLFAPSARFGAPEAFARFVDRCHQAGLGVIVDWVPAHFPTDAHGLAQFDGTALYEHQDPREGFHQDWNTLIYNFGRNEVRGFLIASGLEWLERFHIDGLRVDAVASMLYRDYSRRAGEWVPNRYGGRENLEAVAFLQQMNTVVHERCPGAITIAEESTAWPGVTAPVEFNGLGFDYKWNMGWMHDTLHYMQRDPVYRQHHHDGMTFGLVYAFSEHFILPISHDEVVHGKGSLLGKMPGDEWQRLANLRAYLAFMWTHPGKKLLFMGCEFGQVGEWNHDASPEWHLLDDPRHRGVQRLVHDLNALYRNEPSLHARDTAPEGFNWVIGDDRTNSVFAFLRLDGDGRPMLVVANMTPVPREGYRIGVPPAEGATHWREVLNTDAAVYGGSDFGNSGAVDVDHVAAHGQGQSLVLRLPPLGVVVLKV